From a region of the Myroides sp. JBRI-B21084 genome:
- a CDS encoding glutathione peroxidase, producing the protein MKIIVFAAALLAISCTNAQKSTTKPESKMEQQNTTSSIHQFIVKDITGAEFNLADLRGKKVLIVNTASKCGLTPQFEQLEELYQKYKDQNFTIIGFPTNDFMSQDPGSNDEIAEFCKINYGVTFPMMSKIVVKGDTIEPLFKYLTTKAENGLDDFDVEWNFQKFLINEDGKLVKVISPRTLPTNDEIINWIEGK; encoded by the coding sequence ATGAAAATAATAGTTTTTGCAGCTGCTTTATTAGCTATAAGTTGTACCAACGCACAAAAATCAACAACAAAACCAGAATCTAAAATGGAGCAACAAAATACCACAAGCAGTATTCACCAATTTATTGTTAAAGACATCACAGGAGCCGAATTTAATTTAGCCGATTTACGTGGTAAAAAAGTATTAATTGTAAACACAGCTTCAAAATGCGGACTAACCCCTCAGTTTGAACAGCTAGAAGAATTGTATCAAAAGTATAAAGATCAAAATTTTACAATTATTGGTTTTCCTACAAACGATTTCATGAGTCAAGACCCTGGTTCAAATGATGAGATTGCAGAATTTTGCAAGATAAATTACGGCGTTACTTTTCCTATGATGAGTAAAATTGTAGTTAAAGGCGATACTATTGAACCTTTATTTAAGTATTTAACCACAAAAGCCGAAAATGGTTTAGATGATTTTGATGTAGAATGGAATTTTCAGAAATTTTTAATTAATGAAGATGGAAAACTTGTAAAAGTGATAAGTCCGCGCACCTT